The Bacillota bacterium nucleotide sequence CGCGCAGGCCGGCCACCAGCGCCGCCGGCGGCTCGGCCAGGCGGAGGCCCAGCATCAGCCCGCGCCCGCGCACCTCCAGGAGCGAGGGGTGGCGTCGGCGGAGCTCCTCCAGCCCGTCGCGCAGGCGTGCGCCCAGCTCGCGCGCCCGCTCCACCAGCCCCTGGCCGGCGATGGCCTCCAGCGTCGCCCAGGCGGCGGCCATGGCCAGCGGGTTGCCTCCGAAGGTGGAGCCGTGGCTGCCCGGCCCCAGCACGCCGGCCAGCGCCTCGCGCACGCCCACGGCGCCCACCGGGACGCCCCCCGCCAGCCCCTTGGCCAGCGTCACCACGTCCGGCTCCAGCCCGGCCTCCTGGTAGGCGAACCAGCGGCCGGTCCGCCCCATGCCCGTCTGCACCTCGTCCACCATCAGGAGCAGGCCGCGGCTCCGGCAGAGCGCCTGGACCGCCTCCAGGAAGCCCGGCTCGGCCTCGCGGACGCCCCCTTCCCCCTGGATCACCTCCAGCAGGACGGCCACCGTCGAGGGGGTGACCGCCTCCGCCAGCGCGCCCGCGTCGTTCCAGGGCAGCTGCCGGAAGCCCGCCGGCAGCGGGCCGAAGCCCTCGCTGTAGTGGGGGTTGCCCGTGGCCGCCAGCGAGCCCAGCGTCCGCCCGTGGAAGCCCCCCTCGAAGGTGAGGATCTCGGGCTCGGCCACGCCCCGCCCGTGCCCCCAGCGGCGCGCCAGCTTGATGGCCGCCTCCGTCGCCTCCGTGCCGCTGTTGCAGAAGAAGAAGCGGTCGAGGCCGGTCACCTCTGCCAGGCGCTCGGCCACCCGCTCCTGCAGCGGGATGCGGTAGAGGTTGGAGACGTGGATCAGCCGCGCGGCCTGCTCCGCCACCGCCGCCACCAGCGCCGGGTGCGCGTGGCCCAGCACGCTGGCGGCGATGCCGCCGGCGAAGTCCAGGTAGCGCCGCCCCTCGTCGTCCCAGACGTAGGCGCCCTCCCCGCGCACCAGCGCCACCGGCGCCCGGTTGTAGACCGGCAGCAGGTGGCGCCCGCCCTCCGCCCGGAGCTCCTCTGCCTTCCCGTTCTCCGCCGCGCTCAACCCTCCGCCTCCTCCCGCACGAACCATCCGTCCCGGCCGGCCGTCCCGGCGCCCGCCGGCGCCAGCTCGGTGCCCACGCCCTCCAGCTCGCCGCCCAGCGCCCGGAGAAGCGCGTGCGGAGCCCGCCCGTCGACGATGACCACGCGCGGCGCGCCCCCGGCCAGCGCCTCCAGGCAGGCCTCCAGCTTGGGCCGCATGCCGCCCGCGGCCTCGCCGCTGGCCAGCAGCGCCCGCGCCTCGCCCGGCTCCAGCCGGGTCCGCCAGCTGCCCCCCGCGGAGACCCCCGGCACGTCCGTCAGGAGCACCAGCGTGGCGCCCAGCGCGGCCGCCAGCGCGGCCGCCACCTGGTCGGCGTTGATGTTGTAGGTCTGCTCGCCCGCCCGCCCGAGCGGCGCCACCACCGGCAGGAAGCCCCCCGCCGCCAGCGTCTCCAGGAGCGCCGGCTCCACCCGGCGGACGCGCGCCACAAAGCCCAATCCCTCCTCGGGCGCCGCCGGCGCCACCTCCAGCAGCCCGCCGTCCAGGCCGGCCAGGCCGACGGCCGGCAGGCCGGCGGCCGCCAGGGCGGCGGTCAGGCGGCGGTTGACG carries:
- a CDS encoding aspartate aminotransferase family protein → MVRAGGGGGLSAAENGKAEELRAEGGRHLLPVYNRAPVALVRGEGAYVWDDEGRRYLDFAGGIAASVLGHAHPALVAAVAEQAARLIHVSNLYRIPLQERVAERLAEVTGLDRFFFCNSGTEATEAAIKLARRWGHGRGVAEPEILTFEGGFHGRTLGSLAATGNPHYSEGFGPLPAGFRQLPWNDAGALAEAVTPSTVAVLLEVIQGEGGVREAEPGFLEAVQALCRSRGLLLMVDEVQTGMGRTGRWFAYQEAGLEPDVVTLAKGLAGGVPVGAVGVREALAGVLGPGSHGSTFGGNPLAMAAAWATLEAIAGQGLVERARELGARLRDGLEELRRRHPSLLEVRGRGLMLGLRLAEPPAALVAGLREEGLLAVAAAENVVRFLPPLVIGEAEVEAALEMTERALAEADRRLAAAQPQAAEAGR
- the argB gene encoding acetylglutamate kinase; this encodes MVKHGGSLGGGLGSLPGDLGRLAASGLRPVVVHGGGPELSRWSARLGIEPRWRDGLRVTDAATLELAEMVLAGRVNRRLTAALAAAGLPAVGLAGLDGGLLEVAPAAPEEGLGFVARVRRVEPALLETLAAGGFLPVVAPLGRAGEQTYNINADQVAAALAAALGATLVLLTDVPGVSAGGSWRTRLEPGEARALLASGEAAGGMRPKLEACLEALAGGAPRVVIVDGRAPHALLRALGGELEGVGTELAPAGAGTAGRDGWFVREEAEG